The proteins below come from a single Haemorhous mexicanus isolate bHaeMex1 chromosome 18, bHaeMex1.pri, whole genome shotgun sequence genomic window:
- the CHRNA4 gene encoding neuronal acetylcholine receptor subunit alpha-4, which yields MGFLVPKRNLLLLLCASIFPAFGHVETRAHAEERLLKKLFSGYNKWSRPVANISDVVLVRFGLSIAQLIDVDEKNQMMTTNVWVKQEWHDYKLRWDPQEYENVTSIRIPSELIWRPDIVLYNNADGDFAVTHLTKAHLFYDGRIKWMPPAIYKSSCSIDVTFFPFDQQNCTMKFGSWTYDKAKIDLVSMHSHVDQLDYWESGEWVIINAVGNYNSKKYECCTEIYPDITYSFIIRRLPLFYTINLIIPCLLISCLTVLVFYLPSECGEKITLCISVLLSLTVFLLLITEIIPSTSLVIPLIGEYLLFTMIFVTLSIIITVFVLNVHHRSPRTHTMPDWVRRVFLDVVPRILFMKRPSTVKDNCKKLIESMHKITNVPRLWSEMDVEPNFTTSSSPSPQSNEPSPTSSFCAHLEEPAKPQPICKSPSGQYSVLHPEPVQATCSSPQPSCHPLSDAQATSVLKGRSLSVQQMYSPNKAEEGTIRCRSRSIQYCYLQEDSSQTNGHSSGSPASQRCHLNGEQPQHKPPQCKCKCKKGEVAGTAAQGTKSHGSKEQHLVLMSPALKLAVEGVHYIADHLRAEDADFSVKEDWKYVAMVIDRIFLWMFIIVCLLGTVGLFLPPWLAGMI from the exons ATGGGATTTCTGGTGCCTAAGCGaaacctcctcctgctgctgtgtgccagcaTTTTCCCCG ccttTGGCCACGTGGAGACCCGAGCCCACGCAGAGGAGAGGCTGCTGAAGAAACTCTTCTCTGGCTATAACAAGTGGTCCCGTCCCGTGGCCAACATCTCGGACGTGGTCCTGGTGCGCTTCGGCCTCTCCATCGCCCAGCTCATCGATGTC GATGAGAAAAATCAAATGATGACCACGAATGTGTGGGTGAAGCAG GAGTGGCATGACTACAAGCTGCGCTGGGACCCCCAGGAATATGAAAATGTCACCTCCATCCGAATCCCCTCGGAGCTCATCTGGAGGCCAGACATTGTCCTTTATAACAA TGCTGACGGTGACTTTGCAGTCACCCACCTGACCAAGGCTCACCTCTTCTACGACGGGAGAATTAAATGGATGCCCCCTGCTATCTATAAAAGCTCCTGCAGCATCGATGTCACCTTCTTCCCCTTTGACCAGCAAAACTGCACGATGAAGTTTGGCTCCTGGACCTACGACAAAGCCAAGATAGACTTGGTGAGCATGCACAGCCATGTGGACCAGCTGGACTACTGGGAGAGTGGGGAGTGGGTCATCATCAACGCTGTGGGCAATTACAACAGCAAGAAATACGAGTGCTGCACAGAGATCTACCCTGATATAACTTATTCCTTCATTATCCGGAGGCTGCCGCTGTTCTACACCATCAACCTGATCATCCCCTGCCTGCTGATCTCCTGCCTGACCGTCCTGGTCTTTTACCTGCCCTCTGAGTGTGGAGAGAAGATAACCCTGTGCATCTCCGTGCTGCTGTCCCTCACTGTGTTCCTGCTGCTCATCACGGAGATCATCCCCTCCACCTCCCTGGTCATCCCTCTGATTGGGGAGTACCTCCTCTTCACCATGATATTCGTCACCTTGTCTATCATCATCACTGTCTTCGTGCTCAACGTGCACCACCGCTCCCCCCGCACCCACACCATGCCAGACTGGGTGAGGAGGGTCTTCCTTGACGTAGTCCCACGGATCCTTTTCATGAAACGTCCCTCCACAGTGAAGGACAATTGCAAGAAGCTCATTGAGTCCATGCACAAAATAACCAACGTGCCGAGGCTTTGGTCCGAGATGGACGTGGAGCCCAACTTCACTACCTcatcctcccccagcccccagagcaATGAGCCATCCCCCACCTCCTCCTTCTGTGCCCACCTCGAGGAGCCAGCCAAGCCTCAGCCCATCTGCAAGTCCCCATCGGGGCAGTACTCTGTACTGCACCCAGAGCCCGTACAGGCGACCTGCTCCTCTCCACAGccctcctgccaccccctgAGCGACGCCCAGGCCACCTCTGTCTTGAAAGGCAGGTCACTGAGTGTGCAGCAGATGTACAGCCCCAACAAGGCAGAGGAGGGGACAATCCGCTGCCGGTCCCGGAGTATCCAGTACTGCTACCTGCAGGAGGACTCCTCCCAGACCAACGGCCACTCCAGCGGCTCTCCAGCCTCCCAGCGGTGCCACCTCAacggggagcagccccagcacaagCCCCCTCAGTGCAAGTGCAAGTGCAAAAAGGGTGAGGTGGCCggcacagcagcccaggggacCAAGAGCCACGGCTCCAAAGAGCAGCACCTGGTGCTGATGTCCCCAGCCCTGAAGCTGGCAGTGGAGGGGGTTCACTACATCGCAGACCACCTGCGGGCGGAGGACGCGGATTTCTCG GTGAAGGAAGACTGGAAGTACGTTGCAATGGTCATCGACAGGATCTTCCTCTGGATGTTCATCATCGTGTGTTTGCTGGGAACTGTTGGGCTCTTTCTCCCACCCTGGCTGGCAGGAATGATCTAA